ACCGCCAAGCGTGTTTGGCTGTTTCGTTGTTACAAGCGATATCACAGAAATCCTCAGAGGAGACGATGATGGAAGACACTACCCCTATCCAGACAGAAACAAAAAGCGGGTCCGGTTTTTGGATCGGCTTTTGGCTGACGCTGTTGCTTGTCGCCGCCGTGGGCGGAGCAGGCGCGTATTTAGATTTTCGCCTGCAACAGTTTGAAGACCAGATTGTTCAGCAGCAAAGAGATATTTTACAGAACCGCGAAAATGCGAAAGTGTTTACGCAAAATCTGACCGGCACCTTAGACTCACTCTCAACCATGATGAACCAGACGGTGACCTCGTTCACGCAACACACCACCAAACTGGCCGCCGTCATCGAAAAGAAAGAAAAGTCGCAAAGCGAATATTTGCAAACCGCCATTGAAGAACTCAACCTGCGCATCCAAAAAGAAAACGAGACGCTGCGGATTTCATTGGCCGCCTTGTCGAAAGAATTGAGCGACACCAACTCGGTTTTGCGCGTGGTTCAAGCGAAAGCCGTCTCGGCGGACCAACGCGCCGAACTCGCCAACCAAAAAATCGCCGCGTTGCAAGACGCCGTTGAAAATGATTTCAGCAACCTGACCCAGTTGGCCAAAGCGATGAGCGAATCCATCCAGGCCGAATTTGAAACACAGGCCGCGACATTCAGCCGCGACATCAGCGCCTTAAACGAAACGTCGCAACGCGGCCTACAAAAAATCGACAACCAGGTCGCTTCCATCGACGCCGCCCAACGCGATAGCGCCAAACAAGTCGCCCTGCTTAGCGAAAACGTATCCGGCGTGAAATCACAACAAAGCGATATCGCCAAAACAGTCGCCGACAATGCGAACTGCGTCAGCGGGACGGTTGATACGTTGCAAAGCAATTTGAAAACCATGGCCGGGCAATTAGAAGTCGGCTTCGCGGCGGCGGTCGAACAAAACGACGTGTTGCGCTCTGACCTCGCCGAAATTGGTTACACGCTGACCGAACGCACCGAAGACCTGCTGGTGCAAATGATCGATGCGCAAAAAGCCGTCAAGCAAGATTCAACCAGCGCCGAAGGAATTCGCACATCGCTCGAAACATACGCGCAGGACGTAACCAAATTCATGCACACCTTCGCAGGCGAGATGTCGTCGCTCAATCAGACTGTGCAAACATTGACCGACCGCGTCATCAAAGAGAAATCCAGTTCCGTCGCCGCAACCGTTATCGAAGAGACAATCCATAATACGGATGCGCCTGTCGTTTCAGAAAAAACCTACGATGAAGAAACAGAAGAACCCAGCGAGCCGAAAACCATCGGGTTGAACACGCTGGAGTTTCCGCAACACGACCATTAATTCTTCAATACTATATAGACGTAATGAAACGGGTTGGCTTTTCGCCAGCCCGTTTTTTTTGTGGGCGGCTTGTTGGCTTAGTTCAATATCTGGTAGAGGGTGTTGCGTTTTTTGGGGGTGAAGCCAGCGTCTTCGACCAGTTTGCAGACTTCTTTTTCATTGCTGCAATTGTGGATGCCAGTGGCGGCGACCACGTTTTCTTCCATCATGGTTCCGCCCATGTCGTTGGCGCCAAAGAACAGCGCCATCTGCCCAACCTGTTTGCCCTGGGTGATGAACGACGCCTGCACGTTGGGCACGTTGTCGAGATACATGCGCGAAATCGCCAGCGTCTTTAGATAATCGACGGCGCCGGATTCGGGCACGTCTTCCATGTCGGTGTTGGAGCCTTGAAACGTCCAGGGAATAAACGCGGTGAATCCGCCGGTGCGGTCTTGTAATTCGCGAATGTGGTTGAAATGTTCGACCCGCTCTTCGATGGTTTCAATGTGGCCGAACATCATGGTCGCGGTGGTGCGCATTCCTAATTTGTGCGCTTCTTCGTGAACGTCGAGCCATTCCTGGGTGAGGCATTTTCCCTTGGTGATTTTTTTACGCACCCGGTCGCTGAGAATTTCCGCCCCGCCGCCGGGGATGGTGTCCAGCCCGGCTTCTTGCAGCTGCGCCAACACCTGCGCGATGGGCATCTTATATTTTTTGTGAAAGAAATAAATTTCCGGCGCGGAAAACGAGTGAAGGTCTACTTTGAATTTCGATTTGATTTCGCGTAATAGGTTCGTATAAAAATCGAACGGCAATTTGGGATGCAGTCCGCCTTGCATCAAAATCTGGGTTCCGCCGACATCGACTACTTCTTGAATTTTTTGCAGGATTTCATCTATCGGCAAGACATAGCCGTCGTCTTGATTAACGGTGCGATAAAACGCGCAGAAGTCGCAGGTGGCGGCGCACACGTTTGAGTAATTGACGTTGCGGTCAACGACATAGGTTACGATCTCCGGCGCGGCGATGGTCATGCGCATTTCATGGGCGCGTTCGCCCAGAGCCATCAGGTCGTTTTGTTGAAACAAATTGACGGCGTCGTCGAATGAAAGTCGGTTGTTAGGCTTAATCATTGTTTGCGGTTTCTGTTAACTGTTCGGCGGCAATTCGTCGATGCAGGTTTAACATTTCAATTTTTACTTCTTCTTTTTGTAGTTTAAACTCGGAATCAATAAATGCCAGGATCAGGCGGTTGGCGGCTTCAGCAAAATCACCTTGTTCGGCTGCTTGTTTTCCTGCGGTGAGGTTGGCGTCGCGGTCCCAGGGGCGATACTTGAGCAGCTCGCGGCTCCAGCGCGCGGCTTCGTCGGTCGCGCCCGAAACCAGAGCGCACACCGCCATGCCTTTGATGGCGTCGACGTCGTATTTATTTTTCTGGAGTAATGTTTGATAGCCCGCCTGGGCGCTGTGTGCGTCGCCTGCTTTAAGCGCGGCCTGAGCGCTGCTCAACACCGCTTCCCGGTTGTCTGAACAGGAAACAGTGAGGAGAGTAAGAACAAGACAAAGAGTGAGTATTCGCATGAGGTTTTTGAACGCGCGGTTGGCTCCCTCTCCCTCTGGGAGAGGGTTGGGGTGAGGGAATACATCCAATCACGATTGTCAGATTTTTTATTTCTTTTTAAGAAGTTAGCGATCCGCTTTCAGTCGGCTAGGGGTAGCGTTTTTTTGATCCCCCCGTCCATCGTAGCGGACACCCCCCTTATATAAAGGGGGCGAAAAGCCAGGGCTTAGAGCCTTAAGTCAATGGCATTGCTCTTTAATCTCCCCCCATCTTGGAAGGAGGATAAAACGCAGCCCACCGGAAACTTAATACGCGTTTTTGAAGGAGACCAATGTTTTGAGGATGATTTTTATATCCAAAAACAGCGACCAGTTTTTGACGTAGTAGAGGTCGTGTTCGGTGCGTTTGTCGACCGAGGTGTCGCCGCGCCATCCATTGACCTGCGCCCAACCGGTGATGCCGGTTTTGACCATGTGGCGGCGCATGTAGTTAGGAATCTCGCCCTTAAACTTGTTGACGAAATAAGGGCGTTCAGGACGCGGCCCCACAAGGCTCATGTCGCCGCGTAACACATTAAAGAACTGCGGCAGTTCATCCAAGTTATATTTGCGCAAGAAGCGACCAATGATGGTGGTGCGCGGGTCGTTTGAGGTCGCCCAGATGGGGCCGGATTCTTGCTCGGCTTTATCCACCATCGAGCGGAACTTGAATATGTGAAAGCGGCGTCCGTCGTTGCCGACGCGCTCTTGTACATAGAAGACCGGCCCGCGCGTGTCGAAGCGAATCAGCGCCGCGATGAACAGCATCAGCGGAGACGCAACGATCAGCGCCATGCTTGAGATCACAACGTCGCAGGAGCGTTTGAGCAAACGGCCTGCGCCAATCAGCGGCGACTCGTCAAACAACAGCGCCGGCATTTCTTCGATCTCTTCCACCTGCACCCGCTGCGCCAAGAGGTCGTACAGTTCCGGCGTCATGCGGTAGGGCGTGTTGTGTTGATGGCAGGTGTTCATAATTTCTAAAATTTCGCGGTGATCTTCGGGCAGCATGGTAATCACCACCTGGTCAACGCCGCCTTGTTTTAACAGCGCGTCCAGATCGTTCTTCACGCCGATGCACGGGATCGCGTCTTTCGGCGAAGCGGTTTCCGCAAAGGTCACCGGTTTGTTTTCGGTTGAGACAAAACCCAACACTTGATACTGAGAGCCGTAATATTGCAGCAGTTTGTCTTGAAACTTGCGGCATTGGCTCGCCGGGCCGACCAAGACGGTTTTGAAGAAAATGATGCCGCGGCCCATTAAATACATTTGCGCTTGTTTGAGAAGATAATGAGTTGCTACCACGCCCAGGCTGGAAAACGGAATCGCCAGCCCCACCGTCAAGCGTGAAAACTCAAAGCCGCGATAGTTAAACAACAGCGCCATGACAAATATATAGTTGACTAGAGTCGCAAGAATCAGCGTTACCACCCACACTTGGCGGTCTAAGCCCACGCGGCGTTGATACAGCCCGATGCGCTCGAAGACAAACAGCCCGAGGGCGGAGATCATCAACGCCAGCAAAAGGTAGGGTTCAAATTCAGGAACCAGCCCGCTGTTGGGTGCGACAAAATCAAACAGCGGGGTATAAAAGCGGACCATATAGGCAAGCAGAAATGTGCCGACTAACACCAAACCATCAACCACCGCAAGAATAAGGGCGGGTATGATGTAACGGTCGTGAATTTTTGGGGCAGACTTGTTTGTGCGCTTTCGCATAAGCGGTTATTCCACACGCAATGGGCCAGCGGTTTGCCAACCCCCATTCGTCCTGAACGCCGAAAAAATTGTGCAACTGCCTAGCGCCAAAGGTGAGACGGGTCCGGTACTGTTGATCGCTGAATATAAATTATAGGCAGTATAATTGCTGATTGTCAAGCAAATATTTGATAAATCTGCATTTAAATCTTCGGGTTCATGTAACATCTAATCTCATGCACCCAAACTGCCAGATAATTAGACTAAAACTATATCCCTTATACGTCCTCTTGTCACGTGTTTAGCTTGATTTTTCTACATTTTGGATCGATGACAACTTAAATCGGCTTTCTTCTTCACCCATACAATACGTTTCAGACACAACGACGCCGCCTTCAAGATTGGCCTGCTCTATCTCTTGTTGAGACAGGGTATAGCCGCGTACGTCTAACTCTTGCGGCTGAAAATAGCGCGACTGAGGCACATAACGCGCCGGGAACTCGTCGCCGATTTGCAAGCCTTTGAGGCGAGCGCCATTCTCTAGAGATACGATTGTTTTGATGGATAGGTTATTTTTGTCAAAATGAATTTCCCGCTCAAAACGCACCGGCGAGGGTTTTGCGCCCAACATTAATATCTTGCGAATCAGCCCTTTTAGGTGATACGCCGTCCAAGACGTCCACCCGGTCAGCAACATCACCACCCGAAAGATGATGAATTTCCACGGGGTGAAAATTTTGGTTGGGGCTTTATGACAGCGCCCTTTGATGGTGAGAGCGCCCTCGTCTAGTTGTATAGTATGCGCTTCGTCGATCCACTGGCTGGTGAAGACGGCGCCGTTTTCGAGTTGACCAATCACCCCACAGTTATTCACGCACAAGCGCTGCCCTGAAACCGAGAAATGTTTTACCACCCCGCCTTTGGCGGCGTTGATTACGGTGTAGGCGTCTCCGTTTCGCGCAGCGAAAACCTTCGCTCCGGGAAACCACTTGCGCTCGTTTTCGCGCTGATACGGCAGCAGCGGCCGTTCCGCCGGGCGCTCGCCATAATCAATGTACGAAAGCATCAACTCTGGAATGCGGTAAACCATGTAGCGCTCGTTTTGAATTTCAGGCGGAACCAACGCGCCGTCGCGCAGCCCCTCCAACATGCGGTCAGCGATGGTCGCCGCCAGCGGAATCTCTTTGCTCAGCAATTCATAGCCATGCGGATAAAAATGCAGCGTCTGGCGGCTGCCCGCCGTGCCGGCGTAATGTCCGTTTGGATAGACAAAGTAACTGGAGAACTCGACCCAGCGTTTCAGAAACGGCAAAAAGCGCTCGTCTTCGTAGTGCAACCGCAATTTTGACATGAAACTAATTGTGGCGGATAAATACCCCGGATCGGCGCCGTCATACTCCAAACACCAGCCCTCTTCGTGGCAATATGAGAAAAATTCGTTCAATTTTTCATCAAACGATCTCTTTATGCGTTCATCCTGCACCAAAAGGTAGGCTTCGTACATAGGCAAGACCGCCATCGCATGATGATTGGCTAAAACGCCCGATTCATCGGTGCTGGCGAGAAACAGCCCGGCGCGGTGGATGGTCTTGAGCAGCGGTTCTTTTAAATCCGTGGGGATGGCGTCGCCTAACTGCCTGATACTGTCGCACATAACGTAGACGAGAAACCCGGTCGGCCCCGCCCAACCGCGCTCGTTGGGATAAAACTCGTCGAACGAACCATCGTTGTGTTGTATCTTCGTCCAATACTCCATCCCCGCCAAAGTCCACTCTAAAACCTTTGGATGTTGGTAATAGGGATTCGACGGCATACAATTTGCGTAGCACAATGCAAGAGCATGAACGCCGAATTGGGCGATGGAGTTCGGGAAGTCTGTACTGCGGCATAACCAGAACTCCCGGTTCATGCAGCCATAGGTCGGCGAAAACTGGTTGCGATCTTCTGAAGACAGCAACCGTGGAACTTGAGAAAGCGATTTTTGTGCGTAAATTGTACGTAGTTCAACCATTTTGCAATTATCTAACAAATTTCTAACAAAGAGATTTTTTTAGGTTCCCATTCTAAATTCAGTTGTGTAGAATATAACTGCCCTGACCAAATGTTTGGAAGGGACAAGCAAATGGAACCTGATATTGTGAATTCTAAATTTCGTTGCTTTAATGCAAGTTTTACGCTTGCTTTTTTATGTCTAGCCCCGTTAGGAGAGAGAGTCGAATGAGTCTAACCAAACGAAACGTCTCAGAAGCGGAGATGCGCATACTGAACGTCTTGTGGGAGCACGGCCCCGCGACCGCGCGTGAAGTGCGGGAGCGCCTGCTCGCCAAGACCAAGTTAGCGTACTCCACGGTCATCACCCTGTTGCAGCGCCTCGAAATCAAAGGCGCCGTAACCCACACGAAAAGCGAGCGCGGCAAAGCGTTCATTTTTCATCCGGTCATGAAGCCCGAGCAAGTGCGGCAACGGGCGCTGGCCTCCGTTATCAAACATTACTTTGATAACGATCCTGTCCCTTTGTTTTCGACCCTGGTCAAAACAAACCCGCTGAGCAAAGAAGAAATCAAACAGTTTCGCGATATCCTCGACGAAGCGGGCGGAAAGTAATCTAAGTTTACTCTAAGTCACACGCTTACATTAAGAGCGCTGGCATACGAATGCCCGCGCTCTTTTTATTTGGGTGAATCCATCAACACAATTTGAGTTTTTTTCCTAACCGCTTGTTTGTCTCTTGCGTTGATAGAGAGAGCACACAACGACCTCCGGGGGGAGAAGAACCATGATACGAACAAACACAAGCCTTTTTTATGTCACCTGTTGTCTGGTCATCGTCGCGATGGTTGGATGCGACAACGCAGACAAAGAGAATTCACAAGACGGCTTCGCCAAGCGCAGCGCGCACAACCATGAACTATTGAATTATCGAATTGACGGCCCGGTGCAACTGGTGAACCAGGACATTTATTATTTGTTTGCGATGCTTCAAAGCGAAAACGGTATACCCATGGTCGTCTCGCCGAATTTCAATAAAACGACAGTGACATTCAGTTTAATGAACCCGGCCCTCGGCGATGTGTTTGAATTACTGCGAAAGTAATTGCTGATTGATTATGAAGTGAAAGACATAAATGGCGATGCCATTCTTTTTGTTTATGAATATGGCGCAACCCCCAAAATAGGTTTTCGTTTTCCGAACGACCCGAACTTCAAACCCGAAAATGACCACCCCATCCTGAACAAGCGCATACAAGGGCCGGTTCAGTTTGTGAATCAGGATATGGATTTTCTGATTTCGATGTTGAATGCGGAACTCGGCGTTTCAATCCAAAAGCAATTTGAACGCAATCTGAATGTAACGATAAACCTGATGAACCCAACGCTTCAACAAATTTTGATCGCAGCGTGTTTTGAAAACAATGTCGCTTACCAGGTAGGAACAACCTCAAACGGCGTCGAAGTGCGGTTGTATGACACAACAGATTTGTAACCGCGATGACAATGCCCCCTTTTTATCAAGGGGGGCGCTTACTTCAAACATATTGAATTTTGAATCACTTGGGGGGATCAAACAGCGTAAATTCTGACTAACACCCGCATCACAGCAGGGTCAAATCGATGTTCTTAAACTCGACGGTGCAGGAGGGGTGATGGCCTTGCAGCGCGATGAAGCCGCGATGGTAAGAGGAATCGCGCGTTTGAGCAACGAGTTCGCCGTTGACGAATATCGTTTGCTGGTCGTCGATACAACGAACTTCCATCGAAAACCATTCGCCGTCTTGGGTCAAAACTTTATCGGCTTTTGTTATGTTGTATAAACTTCCGGTTGGATTTTTGGCGCCGTTGTTATCGACCTGCGCCTCATAGCCGCGCGGCCAGGGACGCAGACCAAACCCGGGATGCTGCGCCCGAAAAAACACGCCGCTGTTGCCGCCGTCGCTGACGCGGACATCCAACGAGAATATGATATCGGTGAATTCATCGTACGCTGTCGCCAGATAGCCCATGCCGCCTGTGACCGACAACACGCCGTCTTTTACCCGCCAGCGCCCCGGGCCGTGAGCGCGCCAGCCCGACAAATCGCGCCCGTTGAACAGTGCGATTGACGACCCCGGCTGGGCGTGTTTCACAAACGCTTCAATCGCTTCTTCAAAGTCGCGGTTTTGCACTGCCGTGGTGCAACAAGTAAACGAAAGCGCGATCCATCCTGCCATGAAAATGCAAAAACAAACTGGAACGATGAGTTTGCGTTTGGCGTTCATTTGATTTGCAGAATTTCTGTTTCTTTGACGTAGGGTTCAACTTTTTCCCGAGACAGCGGCGCCGGGTGCATGGCGCCGCTTTGCCAGAGGCCCATTGTCGCGGTGCGAAATGGGCTATCAATGCGCTCGGAGTTACCAATCGGCAAGAGCGACTGCGCCCCGTCTACATCGTGCATGGGAACCCATTGCGTGTATGACTGGGCCATCTGAGAGAAGATGGTTTCGCCGTCGGTGTTGCGCAGCGCAGGCGCGGTCAGATCATGCGCCCGGTCGAGCGAACCGAAGCCGTCCAGCGTATCAAAATAGCCCAGGCGCTGATTGTTTGCGCGTTGCGTCGCGTTGGCATGCCACTGTTGCGGGTCGCCGCCGAAACGTTGGTTGGCTTGGCGCCAAGCGTTGCTTAGGGTTTGTTCGATGAAGCCAATTTCATCTTTGCTCCAAGCCGTTTTAGATTTTTGTTCCATGCGCGATTGCAGCGTCTTCAAATATAAACACAAACCCGATTGCCCTCCGCCATACTCCGCCGCCAGCGGGGTTTGAATGATGCGAAACATGCTGCTCATCATGCCGACCAGTTCAGTTCCCGGCGAGGCGTTGTTGATGACCGCGCCGCTTTCATACCACGGTTCGAGATACTCAAGCGCCGCCAGCGCGGGCGCCGGGAGTTCATGCTTCAATTCATCGCGTAAGTAATACCCCGCCTGGATGATGGTTCGCTTGGGCGCGTTGACGGAATCATAGTGAATGTCGAGCACGTCTTGGGGCGTGAATTGCGATTTCGCTTCGAGCCGTTCACGCAGCCGCCATGAACGGGTGGTGTCGCCGCCTGAACCGGTGCTGATTCCAACCGGGGCCGGATAAAACGACCCAATCGGGCGGTGGTTTCCGCTATAGACATAGCCGCGTTTGGGGTTGAGAACATGCGGCAACAAACGCTGCGGCGCATAGCCCTGCCAGTCATACGTAGATGACGAACCGTCATGCGCCACCGCGCCGCCGTCGATTGCCGAGGCCGAGCGAATGGGGATCGCCGCCCCCAAACTGTAGCCAACGCCGCCGTCCGCGTCAGCGAAAACCGAATTCAAACTGGGGAAGCGCCAGTCGCTCAGCGCATCGAAAAACTCATTCACGTTTTGGGCGCGCATCATCTTGATCGCCGCTTGGATGGTCTCGCGGTCGGTCTCGCAAACCGGTACGCGCTTCATCGTAAACCAATCGCCCGCTTTAACGGTCGGCGCAATGTCGCTGACAATGGGGCCAAGGTGCGACTCGCGTACGGTCAGTTCAACCGGGGCGCCGTCTTTGACCTTGATCGTTTCTTTGATGACGCGCAGGTCGCGCCACTCGCCGTCAAAGTAATATTGGTTTTCTTTTTCAGGATCATTGCTGGTAACCAACTTAAACTGGTCGGCCTGATCGGCGCCGAGAGCGGTCGCGCCCCATGAAACGTGTTCGTTCCAGCCAATTAAAATGATGGGGCTGCCAGGAACGCCAACGCCGCGCGCGTTGAAGGTTTTGCCCTTGATATGAAATTCATAAAACAAGGATGGATTGCGCACCGGCGTTTGCGGGTCGCTGCACAACACCGACGAACCCGTCGTGGTCAGGTCGCCGCCCACCGCCCAGGCGTGGCTGAATTTTGGCCCGTCTTCTAATACGCTGGCTTCTTGCGGGAACCCTTTGCTTTCAAGAAACGCGTTGACCTCATCAATCCATTCATCGCTCACGTCTTCGCGTTTGACCACGGCGGCGCCGTCGTCGAACACGCGCTGCGCGTTTTTCATCCGGCGTTCTAATTCTTGCGATTGCTCACGGCCCATTCCGCGAAAGCCGCCGCGCGGCATCGCGCCCCGCGTCCCGGCGAGGTGTTTGTAATACTGCATGGCGTC
This Candidatus Hinthialibacter antarcticus DNA region includes the following protein-coding sequences:
- a CDS encoding DUF1080 domain-containing protein is translated as MNAKRKLIVPVCFCIFMAGWIALSFTCCTTAVQNRDFEEAIEAFVKHAQPGSSIALFNGRDLSGWRAHGPGRWRVKDGVLSVTGGMGYLATAYDEFTDIIFSLDVRVSDGGNSGVFFRAQHPGFGLRPWPRGYEAQVDNNGAKNPTGSLYNITKADKVLTQDGEWFSMEVRCIDDQQTIFVNGELVAQTRDSSYHRGFIALQGHHPSCTVEFKNIDLTLL
- a CDS encoding BlaI/MecI/CopY family transcriptional regulator, with amino-acid sequence MSLTKRNVSEAEMRILNVLWEHGPATAREVRERLLAKTKLAYSTVITLLQRLEIKGAVTHTKSERGKAFIFHPVMKPEQVRQRALASVIKHYFDNDPVPLFSTLVKTNPLSKEEIKQFRDILDEAGGK
- the mqnC gene encoding cyclic dehypoxanthinyl futalosine synthase, giving the protein MIKPNNRLSFDDAVNLFQQNDLMALGERAHEMRMTIAAPEIVTYVVDRNVNYSNVCAATCDFCAFYRTVNQDDGYVLPIDEILQKIQEVVDVGGTQILMQGGLHPKLPFDFYTNLLREIKSKFKVDLHSFSAPEIYFFHKKYKMPIAQVLAQLQEAGLDTIPGGGAEILSDRVRKKITKGKCLTQEWLDVHEEAHKLGMRTTATMMFGHIETIEERVEHFNHIRELQDRTGGFTAFIPWTFQGSNTDMEDVPESGAVDYLKTLAISRMYLDNVPNVQASFITQGKQVGQMALFFGANDMGGTMMEENVVAATGIHNCSNEKEVCKLVEDAGFTPKKRNTLYQILN
- a CDS encoding undecaprenyl-phosphate glucose phosphotransferase, with amino-acid sequence MRKRTNKSAPKIHDRYIIPALILAVVDGLVLVGTFLLAYMVRFYTPLFDFVAPNSGLVPEFEPYLLLALMISALGLFVFERIGLYQRRVGLDRQVWVVTLILATLVNYIFVMALLFNYRGFEFSRLTVGLAIPFSSLGVVATHYLLKQAQMYLMGRGIIFFKTVLVGPASQCRKFQDKLLQYYGSQYQVLGFVSTENKPVTFAETASPKDAIPCIGVKNDLDALLKQGGVDQVVITMLPEDHREILEIMNTCHQHNTPYRMTPELYDLLAQRVQVEEIEEMPALLFDESPLIGAGRLLKRSCDVVISSMALIVASPLMLFIAALIRFDTRGPVFYVQERVGNDGRRFHIFKFRSMVDKAEQESGPIWATSNDPRTTIIGRFLRKYNLDELPQFFNVLRGDMSLVGPRPERPYFVNKFKGEIPNYMRRHMVKTGITGWAQVNGWRGDTSVDKRTEHDLYYVKNWSLFLDIKIILKTLVSFKNAY
- a CDS encoding penicillin acylase family protein → MRPCLSFIFCFILCLIVTTVHAAEVELLHDQWGVPHIFAESDEGAMYGLGYACAQDRGFQMTLSLRTIQGRLAETIGDRKHQNRDRTTIELDKKMRILGFYRAAKQAAQNLDAESTRLLQAYSDGVNAYFNTHKQDLHPLFAKLGVKTETWTPADSIACWWNIGRFFATEGLNDAMQYYKHLAGTRGAMPRGGFRGMGREQSQELERRMKNAQRVFDDGAAVVKREDVSDEWIDEVNAFLESKGFPQEASVLEDGPKFSHAWAVGGDLTTTGSSVLCSDPQTPVRNPSLFYEFHIKGKTFNARGVGVPGSPIILIGWNEHVSWGATALGADQADQFKLVTSNDPEKENQYYFDGEWRDLRVIKETIKVKDGAPVELTVRESHLGPIVSDIAPTVKAGDWFTMKRVPVCETDRETIQAAIKMMRAQNVNEFFDALSDWRFPSLNSVFADADGGVGYSLGAAIPIRSASAIDGGAVAHDGSSSTYDWQGYAPQRLLPHVLNPKRGYVYSGNHRPIGSFYPAPVGISTGSGGDTTRSWRLRERLEAKSQFTPQDVLDIHYDSVNAPKRTIIQAGYYLRDELKHELPAPALAALEYLEPWYESGAVINNASPGTELVGMMSSMFRIIQTPLAAEYGGGQSGLCLYLKTLQSRMEQKSKTAWSKDEIGFIEQTLSNAWRQANQRFGGDPQQWHANATQRANNQRLGYFDTLDGFGSLDRAHDLTAPALRNTDGETIFSQMAQSYTQWVPMHDVDGAQSLLPIGNSERIDSPFRTATMGLWQSGAMHPAPLSREKVEPYVKETEILQIK